In Fretibacterium sp. OH1220_COT-178, one DNA window encodes the following:
- a CDS encoding creatininase family protein produces the protein MGALTWKKAQELRSREGLVAILPLGSLEEHGPIGPLATDAIIPDAMAARIEARMPDEVLVLPTMPYGVTPALKNFPGSVDIGYEALCAVLKGCVDAVLSCGVRRLLFLNGHGGNVAAIDTASLYLYKQGGQAAEIDWWVLCGQMRQEWMCGHGGGIEAAVAMAVRPDWVHPGDCFASEVAHFSERLRNVHIHSVEFEGATVKMVRDVVDSIPSGDAGYGDSPARADEKVGGEILEAVVDYTVRFVREFAGLDLSVGRRGG, from the coding sequence TTGGGAGCATTGACGTGGAAGAAGGCCCAGGAACTGAGGTCGCGGGAGGGTCTCGTCGCGATCCTTCCCCTGGGAAGCCTCGAGGAGCACGGTCCCATCGGGCCGCTCGCGACGGACGCCATCATTCCCGACGCGATGGCGGCCCGGATCGAGGCCAGGATGCCGGACGAGGTTCTGGTGCTGCCGACGATGCCCTATGGCGTCACGCCGGCGCTCAAGAATTTTCCGGGGTCGGTCGATATCGGCTACGAGGCGCTCTGTGCCGTTCTGAAGGGCTGCGTTGACGCCGTGCTGAGCTGCGGGGTGCGACGCCTTCTCTTTCTGAACGGGCATGGGGGCAACGTCGCCGCCATCGACACCGCCTCCCTTTACCTGTACAAACAGGGCGGCCAGGCGGCGGAGATCGATTGGTGGGTGCTCTGCGGCCAGATGAGGCAGGAATGGATGTGCGGACATGGGGGGGGAATCGAGGCCGCCGTGGCCATGGCGGTCCGCCCCGACTGGGTCCACCCCGGCGATTGCTTCGCGAGCGAGGTCGCCCATTTCAGCGAGCGCCTGAGGAACGTCCATATTCACAGCGTCGAGTTCGAGGGAGCGACGGTGAAGATGGTGCGCGACGTGGTCGATTCCATTCCGTCCGGGGATGCGGGCTACGGCGACAGCCCCGCCCGGGCGGACGAGAAGGTGGGGGGGGAGATCCTCGAGGCCGTCGTCGATTACACGGTTCGGTTCGTCAGGGAATTTGCCGGGCTCGATTTGAGCGTCGGCCGCCGGGGAGGCTGA
- a CDS encoding sodium:solute symporter family protein: MNVSDMIVPAQGTFFLVLGGYFVIMAAIGYFSARRTDSLREFFVMGGKAGAIVSGIAYFTTQYSMSTFMGVPAACYRQGYPGLTISVPGLVFSMIIPALVVGRKLIRLGHRNGFLTMADYLGDRYESDAIRSLQAILMVFFVVPMMGAQIIGAGIIFNTFTGLPEWMGVVATGIIVILYCMTGGIRGAMLTDVLQGLLMVVTAVVAFFVALDMGGGLEAINAKLLEMNPAYMAHPGATGSYPWPRLVSMVVMWSFFNIGSPALATKFFTMKNYKVMFKAVILGTLGMWVSATLIEWVGVLGIVSVPGLEGKQMDFIVPLILQKGVSPFFAALMISGIMAAGMSTIDSLLIVSTGGISRDIYQNLLNKKASDAEILKLSRVITVVLGVIAILFGIWRPSAIFDIIIFSFGGLTIWATPILLGMYWRRTTSTGAVAGVLVGALVYIPMSASPAILDKLGLSVLQPLSAALRGMTLGFDALIPTWFVAMAVTILVSLVTKPVSEATLKRHFD, encoded by the coding sequence ATGAACGTCAGCGACATGATCGTCCCCGCGCAGGGGACCTTCTTTCTCGTACTGGGCGGCTATTTCGTCATCATGGCTGCGATCGGCTACTTCTCCGCGCGGAGGACCGACTCGCTCAGGGAGTTCTTCGTCATGGGGGGAAAGGCGGGAGCCATCGTCAGCGGCATCGCCTACTTCACGACCCAGTACAGCATGAGCACCTTCATGGGGGTCCCGGCCGCGTGCTACCGGCAGGGCTATCCCGGCCTGACCATCTCCGTGCCGGGGCTGGTCTTCAGCATGATCATCCCGGCGCTCGTCGTGGGCAGAAAACTGATCCGGCTCGGCCATCGGAACGGCTTCCTGACGATGGCGGACTATCTGGGCGACCGCTACGAGTCCGACGCGATCCGCAGCCTCCAGGCGATCCTGATGGTTTTCTTCGTCGTCCCGATGATGGGGGCGCAGATCATCGGTGCGGGGATCATCTTCAACACCTTCACGGGCCTTCCGGAGTGGATGGGCGTGGTCGCCACGGGCATAATCGTCATCCTCTACTGCATGACCGGAGGTATCCGCGGGGCGATGCTGACGGACGTCCTCCAGGGGCTGCTGATGGTGGTGACCGCCGTCGTCGCCTTTTTCGTCGCGCTCGACATGGGGGGCGGGCTCGAGGCGATCAACGCGAAGCTGCTCGAGATGAACCCGGCCTACATGGCCCATCCCGGGGCCACCGGGTCCTATCCCTGGCCGCGGCTGGTCTCCATGGTCGTGATGTGGAGCTTCTTCAATATCGGCAGCCCGGCTCTGGCGACGAAGTTCTTCACGATGAAGAACTACAAGGTCATGTTCAAGGCCGTCATCCTGGGGACGCTCGGCATGTGGGTCTCCGCGACCCTGATCGAGTGGGTGGGGGTCCTGGGGATCGTCTCGGTGCCCGGGCTCGAGGGCAAACAGATGGACTTCATCGTCCCGCTGATCCTCCAGAAGGGCGTCTCCCCGTTCTTCGCCGCCCTGATGATCTCGGGGATCATGGCCGCGGGGATGTCCACGATCGACAGCCTGCTCATCGTCTCCACGGGGGGGATCTCCCGCGACATCTACCAGAACCTGCTGAACAAAAAGGCCTCGGACGCCGAGATCCTCAAGCTGTCGCGCGTCATCACGGTGGTTCTGGGGGTGATCGCCATCCTGTTCGGGATCTGGAGACCGAGTGCGATTTTCGACATCATCATCTTTTCCTTCGGCGGGCTCACGATTTGGGCGACGCCCATCCTTCTGGGCATGTACTGGAGGCGGACGACCAGCACCGGCGCCGTGGCGGGAGTCCTCGTCGGGGCGCTGGTCTACATCCCCATGTCCGCATCGCCGGCGATTCTCGACAAATTGGGGCTGAGCGTCCTTCAGCCGCTGTCCGCGGCGCTCAGGGGGATGACCCTCGGCTTTGACGCCCTGATACCGACCTGGTTCGTGGCCATGGCCGTGACGATCCTCGTCAGCCTGGTGACGAAACCGGTGTCCGAGGCGACCCTGAAGCGCCATTTCGACTGA
- a CDS encoding M28 family metallopeptidase gives MLSEREQTALSLLDLDALHRHFRVLASFVRRSDGDGERAAREYIRSRLENADIPYEESSARGILAFGGEGRIVLTPCFGESGRRTFGAAAWNFSAPAEAVVGRARVLEAGDFPLGPLDYLSSRIPYGARRDLEGGVVLSRFVSAEAVLDAQSRGAAGFVICWAGGREREIHRSGISLGWGTPMPEEACWSPGIPVLAVNAEDGDILMDAAKDGAELSLSCTSPERIADVPLLEARIPSTAGEPYFLLVGAHLDSKHYGATDNATGAAIALTLAEALARVRDRRWGVRVCWWSGHEFGKYAGSSLYARDRFDEVDRYCLAYSNIDMPGMLGAVPSRVVTAGPDLFALADRTLRDVVGRSGELSSRVRAWDQSFQNIGVSPFFIWTSALPPDSPHRTGEAGMPWWWHTEADTAEFCDPKILEADAALYVTAALRLLSVERSAFDISALWDAVLERVRELESALRPWLDLAPRRRALEEGRRGWLRAPSLPFSMELRAVRLLNRIFYAARDAHLQDWSGGSEFVPGLSEALRVLRRGVENPRAETIVVHYAGVQSNRLGALASELASLVGRGEAQSEERRAP, from the coding sequence ATGTTGTCGGAGCGGGAACAAACGGCCCTGTCCCTCCTGGACCTCGATGCTCTCCACCGCCATTTCAGGGTACTGGCCTCGTTCGTGCGCCGTTCCGACGGCGATGGAGAACGTGCCGCCCGCGAGTATATCCGCTCCCGCCTGGAGAATGCGGACATCCCTTATGAGGAGTCCTCCGCGCGGGGGATTCTTGCGTTCGGCGGGGAGGGCCGCATCGTCCTCACGCCGTGCTTCGGAGAGAGTGGGAGGAGAACGTTCGGCGCCGCTGCCTGGAATTTCTCCGCGCCGGCGGAGGCGGTTGTCGGCAGGGCCCGGGTGCTGGAGGCCGGAGATTTTCCCTTGGGGCCGCTGGATTACCTCTCCTCGAGAATTCCCTATGGGGCCCGGCGTGACCTCGAAGGGGGCGTCGTGCTCTCCCGGTTCGTCTCGGCCGAGGCGGTGCTGGACGCGCAGTCCCGTGGAGCCGCCGGCTTCGTGATCTGCTGGGCCGGCGGGAGGGAGCGCGAGATCCATCGGAGCGGCATATCCTTGGGCTGGGGCACTCCCATGCCGGAGGAGGCCTGTTGGTCTCCGGGCATCCCCGTGCTCGCCGTCAACGCCGAGGACGGGGATATCCTGATGGACGCCGCGAAGGACGGTGCGGAGCTGTCGCTCTCCTGTACGAGTCCCGAGCGGATCGCCGACGTTCCGCTGCTCGAGGCCCGCATCCCGTCGACGGCCGGCGAACCGTACTTTCTGCTGGTCGGCGCCCACCTGGACAGCAAGCATTACGGGGCCACGGACAACGCCACGGGCGCGGCGATCGCGCTCACCCTCGCCGAGGCCCTGGCTCGGGTTCGGGACCGGCGCTGGGGGGTACGGGTCTGTTGGTGGTCCGGCCACGAGTTCGGAAAGTATGCCGGCTCGTCGCTTTATGCGCGCGACCGTTTCGACGAGGTCGACCGATACTGCCTCGCCTATTCGAACATCGACATGCCCGGCATGCTTGGGGCCGTGCCCTCCCGCGTGGTGACCGCCGGTCCGGACCTCTTCGCCCTGGCGGATCGAACCCTGCGCGACGTCGTCGGCCGGTCCGGTGAGCTCTCATCCCGGGTTCGGGCCTGGGACCAATCCTTTCAGAACATCGGCGTCTCCCCCTTCTTCATCTGGACCTCCGCCCTGCCCCCGGACAGCCCCCATCGCACCGGAGAGGCCGGAATGCCCTGGTGGTGGCACACCGAGGCGGACACCGCGGAGTTCTGCGACCCGAAAATTCTCGAGGCCGACGCCGCCCTCTACGTGACGGCGGCGCTTCGGCTCCTGTCCGTCGAGAGGTCGGCCTTCGATATATCGGCCCTGTGGGACGCCGTCCTCGAGCGTGTCCGGGAGCTGGAGTCCGCTCTGCGCCCCTGGCTGGACCTGGCGCCAAGGCGTCGGGCGCTCGAGGAGGGACGGCGCGGCTGGCTGCGCGCACCCTCTCTGCCCTTTTCCATGGAGCTGCGGGCGGTACGGCTCCTCAACCGCATTTTCTATGCGGCGCGGGACGCCCATCTTCAGGACTGGTCGGGGGGCTCGGAGTTCGTTCCGGGCCTTTCCGAGGCGCTTCGCGTCCTTCGGCGCGGGGTCGAAAATCCGCGCGCGGAGACGATCGTGGTCCATTACGCCGGGGTTCAGTCCAACCGGCTGGGCGCCCTGGCCTCGGAGTTGGCGTCCCTCGTCGGGAGGGGAGAAGCACAGTCCGAGGAGAGAAGGGCGCCGTGA
- a CDS encoding 6-phosphofructokinase, translating into MSTSKGYGGEIMGKRMKNIGIITSGGDCGGLNAVVRGAAKTAMARGIGAYIIPNGYAGLYNLVDFERLVFLDEERTDHVNSAFAGSDAGHSRVKISKIPDPEKYDRILLGLRKFNLDGLLISGGDDTGSVVVDLAENGIACVHAPKTMDLDLQTYSVGGDSAINKISRIVEDLKTTGKTHNRVMIVEVFGRYAGHTAFRGGVAADADCILIPEITVDFEAVYYHVKHYYMRRILNSDARSGTYVMVVAEGVKGEDGKYFSDSGDSTDSFGHVRLAGAGRYIRTRIEGMMREDPEIRQFMKVSGMFVPKVFEIPEVREVVPGHIVRSGSTSAYDVNFGKEIGSAGVILLDEGVSGVTVVEVHDGRIRYMPTAEAIVQRSVNLNEVTFYEQMDVCFGRRPQSYVPVLEEMTGPIERFM; encoded by the coding sequence TTGTCGACATCCAAGGGGTATGGGGGCGAGATCATGGGCAAGAGGATGAAGAATATCGGCATCATCACGTCGGGCGGGGACTGCGGCGGACTGAACGCCGTCGTTCGAGGCGCGGCCAAGACGGCGATGGCGCGGGGGATTGGGGCGTATATCATCCCCAACGGGTATGCGGGGCTCTACAACCTGGTGGACTTCGAGCGGCTGGTGTTCCTCGACGAGGAGCGGACCGATCACGTCAACTCCGCCTTCGCGGGCAGCGATGCCGGACACAGCCGCGTGAAGATATCGAAGATACCCGACCCCGAGAAGTACGACCGTATCTTGCTGGGGCTGAGGAAATTCAACCTGGACGGACTGCTCATATCGGGCGGCGACGATACCGGGAGCGTGGTGGTGGACCTGGCCGAGAACGGAATCGCCTGTGTCCACGCTCCCAAGACGATGGACCTGGACCTCCAGACCTACTCCGTGGGCGGGGACTCGGCCATCAACAAGATCTCCCGCATCGTCGAGGACCTCAAGACGACGGGCAAGACGCACAACCGCGTCATGATCGTCGAGGTCTTCGGCCGCTACGCGGGACACACGGCCTTTCGTGGGGGAGTGGCCGCCGATGCGGACTGCATCCTGATCCCGGAGATCACGGTGGACTTCGAGGCCGTCTATTATCACGTGAAGCATTACTACATGAGGCGCATCCTCAACTCGGACGCGCGTTCCGGCACCTACGTGATGGTCGTCGCCGAGGGGGTGAAGGGCGAGGACGGCAAGTATTTCTCTGACAGCGGCGACAGCACGGACTCCTTCGGGCACGTCCGTCTGGCGGGGGCGGGACGTTACATCCGCACCCGCATCGAGGGGATGATGCGGGAGGACCCGGAGATCCGGCAGTTCATGAAGGTCTCGGGCATGTTCGTCCCGAAGGTCTTCGAGATCCCGGAGGTGCGCGAGGTCGTCCCCGGACATATCGTCCGCAGCGGCTCCACCTCCGCCTACGACGTCAACTTCGGCAAGGAGATCGGCTCGGCGGGGGTCATCCTCCTGGACGAGGGGGTCAGCGGGGTGACGGTCGTCGAGGTCCACGACGGGCGCATCCGCTACATGCCGACGGCGGAGGCCATCGTTCAGCGCTCCGTCAATCTGAACGAGGTGACCTTCTACGAGCAGATGGACGTCTGTTTCGGGCGCAGGCCCCAGTCCTACGTCCCGGTGCTCGAGGAGATGACGGGGCCCATCGAACGCTTCATGTAG
- a CDS encoding RnfABCDGE type electron transport complex subunit B yields MDFMQVLIYPSVLMGSLGLIFGVLLALASIVFFVKPDLRVQLIREALPGANCAGCGYPGCDGYAEGVVADGAKTNLCSVGGAPVAERIAEIMGVKAEKSVPMHAFLKCRGTPERSPRNAVYSGIQDCRSAAILPGGSPNACPFGCMGFGTCVKVCVFGALSIVDGLATVDTSKCVGCGTCVATCPKSVLTLVPRGENVAVACNSHWKGPTVKKVCSVGCIGCGLCSKVCPAGAITMDRDVAVIDPEKCVNCGTCIAKCPAKCIESVPAC; encoded by the coding sequence ATGGATTTTATGCAAGTGCTGATTTATCCTTCGGTCCTGATGGGCTCGTTGGGCCTGATCTTCGGCGTGCTGCTGGCCCTGGCCTCGATCGTCTTCTTCGTGAAGCCGGACCTTCGGGTTCAGCTGATCCGCGAGGCGCTTCCGGGGGCCAACTGCGCGGGGTGCGGCTACCCGGGGTGCGACGGCTATGCCGAGGGGGTCGTGGCCGATGGGGCGAAGACGAACCTCTGCTCCGTCGGGGGGGCACCGGTGGCGGAGCGCATTGCGGAGATCATGGGGGTCAAGGCGGAGAAGAGCGTTCCCATGCACGCCTTTCTGAAGTGCCGGGGGACGCCGGAACGCTCGCCGCGCAATGCCGTCTACAGCGGCATCCAGGACTGCCGCTCGGCGGCGATATTGCCCGGCGGATCCCCAAACGCCTGTCCCTTCGGCTGCATGGGGTTTGGAACCTGCGTCAAAGTCTGTGTCTTTGGAGCTTTGAGCATTGTGGACGGACTGGCTACGGTGGATACGTCGAAGTGCGTGGGGTGCGGTACCTGCGTGGCCACCTGTCCCAAATCCGTGCTGACCCTGGTGCCGAGGGGCGAGAACGTGGCGGTGGCCTGCAACTCCCATTGGAAGGGGCCGACCGTCAAGAAGGTCTGCAGCGTGGGCTGCATCGGCTGCGGGCTCTGTTCGAAGGTATGCCCGGCGGGCGCCATCACGATGGACCGCGACGTGGCGGTCATCGATCCGGAAAAGTGCGTGAACTGCGGCACGTGCATCGCCAAGTGTCCGGCGAAGTGCATCGAGTCCGTTCCGGCCTGCTGA
- the rsxA gene encoding electron transport complex subunit RsxA translates to MDLMLLFVSSIFIHNILLSRFLGCCPFMGVSTRLETARGMGLAVVFVILLSSLMTWLVYHYVLVPLHLEYLYTLSFILVIAALVQFVELALKKLNPGLYKSLGIFLPLITTNCAVLGVAVINMNENYTLVQSLVNALGSSLGFLLAIILMSGIRERLDRNDAIPKCLRGLPLALVTAGLMSIAFMGFNGMVK, encoded by the coding sequence ATGGATTTGATGCTGCTCTTCGTGAGCTCCATCTTCATTCACAACATTCTCCTGTCGCGCTTTCTGGGTTGCTGCCCCTTCATGGGGGTCTCCACCAGGCTGGAGACGGCCAGGGGCATGGGCCTGGCGGTGGTGTTCGTCATCCTGCTTTCGTCGCTGATGACGTGGCTGGTCTATCATTACGTGCTCGTGCCCCTGCACCTGGAGTACCTCTACACCCTGTCCTTCATCCTGGTGATCGCGGCGCTGGTGCAGTTCGTCGAGCTGGCGCTGAAGAAGCTGAACCCGGGGCTCTACAAGTCGCTGGGGATCTTCCTGCCCCTGATCACGACCAACTGCGCGGTGCTGGGCGTCGCCGTCATCAACATGAACGAGAACTACACGCTGGTCCAGTCCCTCGTCAACGCTCTGGGGTCCTCCCTCGGCTTTCTGCTCGCCATCATTCTGATGTCGGGGATACGGGAGCGCCTGGATCGGAACGACGCCATTCCCAAGTGTCTGAGGGGCCTGCCCCTGGCGCTCGTCACCGCCGGCCTGATGTCCATCGCCTTCATGGGCTTCAACGGCATGGTCAAGTAG
- the rsxE gene encoding electron transport complex subunit RsxE produces MTNPLRTVTNGILSDNPTFVQCIGLCPTLAVSTSVVNGLGMGVAAMFVLIASNIVVSVMRKGVPEEIRIPIFIVVIAGFVTVIQFLMAGFAPELNKALGIFIPLIVVNCIILARAEAFAFKNGVVASALDGLGMGLGFTCALMLLGAIREFLGNGTIFNVSVTPAGFQPALLMVLAPGGFIALGLCMGFFRALQSWWAARRGRPEPEAPLGCSSCAMGAVCCGCGPETAKEGGRA; encoded by the coding sequence ATGACGAATCCACTGAGGACTGTGACCAACGGAATCCTGAGCGACAACCCGACCTTCGTCCAGTGCATCGGGCTCTGTCCGACGCTCGCGGTTTCCACCAGCGTCGTGAACGGCCTGGGGATGGGCGTCGCGGCGATGTTCGTGCTGATCGCCTCCAACATCGTCGTCTCGGTCATGCGCAAGGGGGTACCCGAGGAGATTCGGATCCCCATCTTCATCGTCGTCATCGCGGGATTCGTCACCGTCATCCAGTTCCTGATGGCGGGTTTCGCGCCGGAACTGAACAAGGCCCTGGGCATCTTCATCCCCTTGATCGTCGTCAACTGCATCATCCTGGCGCGTGCCGAGGCGTTCGCGTTCAAGAACGGCGTCGTCGCCTCCGCTCTGGACGGCCTGGGCATGGGACTGGGCTTCACGTGCGCCCTGATGCTCCTGGGGGCGATTCGGGAGTTCCTGGGGAACGGGACGATCTTCAACGTGTCCGTCACCCCGGCGGGCTTTCAGCCCGCGCTCCTGATGGTGCTCGCGCCGGGCGGCTTCATCGCCTTGGGGCTTTGCATGGGGTTCTTCCGTGCCCTTCAGTCCTGGTGGGCCGCGCGCCGGGGCCGTCCCGAGCCCGAGGCGCCGCTGGGCTGCTCCTCCTGCGCCATGGGGGCGGTCTGCTGCGGCTGCGGTCCCGAGACCGCCAAGGAAGGGGGCAGGGCCTGA
- a CDS encoding RnfABCDGE type electron transport complex subunit G, whose translation MLRLGGTLFLVTAVTGLILGVVQWATADAIRATRDAERAQALKGVMPDADGFRPLPAASGAEPVVGAEEALKGSESVGYCITVLPKGYGGPVEIVVGLTPAGTVRAIRILKQSETPGLGAKAVEPFFSGQFENRDGLPLRVVKQQPAAPDEVQAISGATITSTAVVTGVNAAVDYWKRNIEGGVK comes from the coding sequence ATGCTACGCCTGGGGGGGACGCTGTTCCTGGTCACCGCGGTGACCGGGCTGATTCTGGGCGTCGTCCAGTGGGCGACGGCCGATGCGATCCGCGCGACCCGGGATGCGGAGAGGGCTCAGGCCCTCAAGGGGGTCATGCCCGATGCCGACGGCTTCAGGCCCTTGCCCGCGGCCTCCGGGGCCGAGCCCGTGGTGGGGGCCGAGGAGGCCCTGAAGGGCTCGGAGAGTGTGGGGTACTGCATCACCGTGCTTCCCAAGGGATATGGAGGGCCCGTGGAGATCGTCGTCGGGTTGACTCCGGCGGGGACGGTCCGCGCCATTCGGATTCTGAAGCAGTCGGAGACGCCGGGGCTCGGGGCCAAGGCGGTGGAGCCCTTTTTCTCCGGGCAGTTCGAGAACAGGGACGGCCTTCCCCTGCGGGTGGTCAAGCAGCAGCCCGCCGCTCCGGACGAGGTTCAGGCCATCTCCGGGGCGACCATCACCTCCACGGCGGTCGTGACGGGCGTCAATGCAGCGGTGGATTATTGGAAACGAAACATCGAGGGGGGCGTGAAATGA
- a CDS encoding RnfABCDGE type electron transport complex subunit D has translation MSSRFVVASSPHIHAPLDTRKIMAWVLAALLPAGAAGVWFLGLSSVWVIVTCVVVCVGSEYLWQKLAGQPVTVSDLSAAVTGLLLAYNLPPSVPLWMAACGSVFAIVLVKQFFGGLGGNIVNPALAARAMMLISWPVAMTTWTVQGVSGATPLGLLKGMAAASESSVAAVSQATGAAVSAASAPVLPSWWDLLVGNVGGCIGETSAAALLLGGALLVWKGIVSWRIPTVYIGTVAVLSLAFGRAEGPFYEVLAGGLMLGAVFMATDYTTSPMTAKGQYVFAAGCGLLTALIRTFGGYPEGVSYSILIMNLTVPLIDRMTVPRILGEAKR, from the coding sequence ATGAGTTCTCGTTTTGTCGTCGCCAGTTCCCCTCATATCCATGCGCCCCTCGACACGCGAAAGATCATGGCGTGGGTTCTCGCCGCGCTCCTGCCCGCCGGGGCGGCCGGGGTCTGGTTTCTTGGGCTTTCCTCGGTCTGGGTGATCGTCACCTGCGTGGTCGTGTGCGTGGGGTCGGAGTACCTCTGGCAGAAGCTGGCGGGGCAGCCCGTGACGGTATCCGATCTCTCGGCCGCGGTCACCGGGCTTCTGCTGGCCTACAACCTGCCGCCCTCCGTCCCGCTGTGGATGGCCGCCTGCGGTTCCGTCTTCGCCATCGTGCTGGTCAAGCAGTTCTTCGGCGGCCTGGGGGGAAACATCGTCAACCCGGCCCTTGCGGCCCGTGCCATGATGTTGATCTCCTGGCCCGTGGCCATGACGACCTGGACCGTCCAGGGCGTCAGCGGAGCAACCCCCTTGGGGCTCCTCAAGGGAATGGCCGCCGCGTCGGAGTCCTCCGTGGCCGCCGTGTCGCAGGCGACCGGTGCGGCCGTCTCGGCCGCCTCGGCTCCGGTTTTGCCCTCCTGGTGGGACCTCCTCGTCGGCAACGTGGGCGGATGCATCGGGGAGACCTCGGCCGCCGCCCTCTTGCTGGGCGGGGCTCTGCTGGTCTGGAAGGGCATCGTCTCCTGGCGCATACCCACCGTCTACATCGGTACCGTGGCCGTGCTGTCGCTGGCGTTCGGGCGCGCCGAGGGGCCCTTCTATGAGGTCCTGGCGGGGGGGCTGATGCTGGGGGCCGTCTTCATGGCGACGGATTACACCACGTCCCCCATGACGGCGAAGGGGCAATACGTCTTTGCCGCCGGCTGCGGCCTGCTCACCGCATTGATCCGGACGTTCGGCGGCTATCCGGAGGGCGTGTCCTATTCCATTCTGATCATGAACCTGACCGTTCCCCTGATCGACAGGATGACGGTACCCAGAATTCTGGGGGAGGCGAAGAGATGA
- the rsxC gene encoding electron transport complex subunit RsxC, producing MRLPTFKGGIHPPDGKVLTAEKVVEPLSPKGDLVFPLSQHLGVPCTPMVKRGERVLLGQKLADSEAFVSAPILASVSGTVKEIGPRMTIPGSFEECIVLENDGEYEHAPTLLDDLGHKPEREDYLKLIRAAGIVGMGGACFPTHVKLAPPEGRVIRWVIVNGAECEPFLNCDNRLMLERPEPIIEGLELCLELFPEAVGVIAIEENKPESIERIRGELSEHDFSRIRVVPHQVKYPQGAEKMLIWSVTGQEIPPGALPADVGCIILNVRTLYHIWLALTQGIPVMDRIVSVTGDVVADPKNLLVPLGTPVRELVEAAGGFTEEPVKVLAGGPMMGISMRSLDVPVVKGTSGILALSSRSAALPVESNCLRCGRCVQACPMRLVPSELDHAVRRREYALFESAGGMNCIECGCCTYDCPASRCLTQTCRDGKAAVMAERRKKGAQKK from the coding sequence ATGAGGTTGCCGACGTTCAAGGGAGGGATTCATCCGCCGGATGGGAAGGTCCTGACGGCGGAGAAGGTGGTCGAGCCCCTGTCGCCGAAGGGGGATCTGGTTTTTCCGCTGTCCCAGCATCTGGGAGTCCCCTGTACCCCCATGGTCAAGCGGGGGGAGCGCGTTTTGCTGGGGCAGAAGCTGGCGGATTCCGAGGCGTTCGTCTCGGCTCCGATCCTGGCGAGCGTCTCGGGGACGGTCAAGGAGATTGGCCCCAGGATGACGATTCCGGGGAGCTTCGAGGAGTGTATCGTCCTGGAGAACGACGGGGAGTACGAGCATGCGCCCACGTTGCTGGACGATCTCGGGCATAAGCCCGAACGAGAGGACTACCTCAAGCTGATTCGGGCTGCGGGAATCGTCGGTATGGGGGGGGCCTGTTTCCCCACCCACGTCAAGCTGGCGCCGCCGGAGGGGCGTGTCATCCGCTGGGTGATCGTGAACGGCGCCGAGTGCGAGCCCTTCCTGAACTGCGACAACCGCCTGATGCTGGAGCGGCCCGAGCCCATCATCGAGGGGCTCGAGCTCTGCCTGGAGCTTTTTCCCGAGGCCGTGGGGGTCATCGCCATCGAGGAGAACAAGCCCGAGAGCATCGAGCGGATCCGGGGGGAGCTGTCGGAACACGATTTTTCCCGGATACGCGTGGTGCCGCATCAGGTCAAGTATCCTCAGGGAGCGGAAAAGATGCTCATCTGGTCCGTCACGGGTCAGGAGATCCCGCCCGGAGCCTTGCCCGCGGACGTGGGCTGCATCATCCTGAACGTCCGGACGCTCTATCACATCTGGCTTGCCCTGACCCAGGGCATTCCCGTCATGGACCGCATCGTCTCCGTCACCGGGGATGTGGTCGCCGATCCCAAAAATCTCCTGGTTCCCCTGGGGACGCCGGTACGGGAGCTTGTCGAGGCCGCGGGGGGCTTCACCGAGGAGCCGGTCAAGGTCCTGGCCGGAGGCCCCATGATGGGGATCTCCATGCGGTCCCTGGATGTTCCCGTGGTGAAGGGAACATCCGGCATCCTGGCGCTCTCGTCCCGTTCGGCGGCGCTGCCCGTCGAGTCGAACTGCCTGCGCTGCGGGCGCTGCGTCCAGGCCTGCCCGATGCGCCTCGTCCCGTCGGAGCTGGACCACGCGGTGCGCCGCAGGGAGTACGCCCTGTTCGAGAGCGCCGGAGGCATGAACTGCATCGAGTGCGGGTGCTGCACCTACGACTGTCCGGCCTCTCGGTGTCTCACCCAGACCTGTCGCGACGGCAAGGCCGCCGTGATGGCGGAACGCAGAAAGAAGGGAGCGCAGAAGAAATGA